The Apium graveolens cultivar Ventura chromosome 10, ASM990537v1, whole genome shotgun sequence nucleotide sequence ATCTATAGTACTCCTCGTCTACCCATTCATCATCATAAAGCTGTCAAACTTCAAGTACCATTGTCTTGGTGCTTTCTTTACACCATACAAGCTTTTTATAAGCTTGCAAACAAGGTTTTCCTTCCCAGCTACCTGAAATCCCTCTAGTTAAACCATGTAGATGTCTTCATCAAGATCACCATGTAAGAACACGGTCTTAACATCTAGTTTCTCTAGTTGTAACTCCTCTGCAGCCACAATACTTAGCACAATTCTAACTGTAGTCATCTTAACAACGGGAGAAAATATATCGGTATAATAAATACCCTTTTTCTGTTGATAACCCTTGACTACTAACCTTGCCTTGTATCTCTTGCTGCCATCATGTTCTTCTTtgatcctgaacacccactttttCTGTAAAGCCTTCTTTCCTACTGGTAACTCTGTTAAAGACCAAGTTTCATTCTTCTCAAGAGAACTCATCTCCTCATCCATGGCTGATTTCCACTAAATTGAATCATCCACTTGTACAGCCTCTGAATAACACTGAGGCTCCCCGTCCTCGGTCAATAACATATATTATGCTGAAGGAGAATATCTTTGTGGTGGCCTCACAATTCTGCTAGATTTTCTTACCACAGTCTGTGGAGTAACCGGAGCCCTGTCATCAACATTCTCCAAACTCCCACTATTTTCCTGCAAGATATGTTTCTGTAATATCTTCAAGCACTGCTTCCTCTTTCTCAGGTTGTTCTTTGTAAACTCAGAATTGACTACAAGCTTATCCTGATACACtaattttttattaaaagtaACATCTCTACTTCTAACGACCTTCTTAGTCAGTTCATCCCAGAAACGGTAACCCATATCATATGAGCCATAACCAATGAAGATACACTTCTTTGCTTTCGTATGAAGCTTGTCCATGTCGGAATCTTTAACACGCACTTAAGAAACACAACCAAAAACTCGCAAGTGTGAAAGATTTACCTCTTTTTCCTGCCACTCTTCTTCAGGAATCTTGAACCCCAAAGGACTTGAAGGTCCTCTATTTATGAGATACGCTAATGTACTAACTACATCTTCCCAAAACATCTTTGGCAACCCTGTATGTAATCTCATACTCTTGGCCCTCTCATTCAAGGTTCTATTCATGTGCTCTGCAATATCATTTTTCTGTGGTGTCTCTGGAAtagttttaatcattttaatCCCAAATTCCGCGCAATAACTTTTAAACTCATCACTACTGTATTCACCACCATTATCTGACATCAAACTTTTCACCTTCAAACCAGTCTGATTTTCAACTTAGTCATCCACTTCTTGAAAGTCACAAACACGTAtgatttattcttcaaaaaataaacccatacctttgtagtggaatcatcaatgaaagtgacataGTAGCGAGATCCGCCCAATGACGCAACTATTATTGGACCATATACGTCTGTATGAACTAGCTCTAACTTTTTAGCCTTGGGGGTCCTCCTTGATTTTGCAAAAGTAACACGTTTCTGCTTTCCAAAAACACATGGCTCACAAAATTAAAACTTCCACATTCTTCAACTCTGGAATCTTCCCCTTCGAACTTAAGAGCTTCATACCATTTTTACTCATATGACAAGCCTTTGGTGCCACAAAGTTGAAGACTTAATCTCATTAGCAACTGCATTTGCTTCATAACTAGATTGTTAAATAATATACAAAGTCCCCATTTTCTCTCCATAAGTAATAACTAGATTCCCCTTTATAACCTTCCATTGTCCGTCTCTCAAAGTAACTCGATACCCTTCCTTATCTAACTAGCACACATATAACAACATCTTCTTCAGTCCAGGAATGTACCTTACATCTTTCAATGTCCAGCTAGTTCCCAAAGAGGTTCTGAGATTAATATCTCACATGCCCGCAATATCCAAAGTCTCATCATCAGGAAGACGAACTTTACCAAAATTTCCAACTCTGAAATTTAACATTAAGTCCTTGTAAGGGGTAGCATGGAATGATGCACGAGAATCCATAATCCATGATTCAACCAAACATTCAACACAAAAAATCAAAGCATCGTCATCCACAACTTTTTCAACTACATTAGCTAAATTATCCTCTTTACCCTTTACTTTAGGAGCCGCGGGAGCCGTGCACTGATTCCTGAAGTAACCCTTCTTCTGACAATTCCAACGAACAATAGCCTTGCGATCTTTGGATTATCCTCTCTTCTATGACTTCGATCAGCTACGCCCCTTATTCTGCCTCTTTTCGAACTTCCTGCCTCTACTCTCAGCACTCAACAAGGAACCTGACGACTCTCATAAGTTTCTCCTACGAATATATTCTCTAAGAATCGAATCTCAAACTCCATCAAAAGTCATCTTACCTCTCCCGGATGAATTACTTATAGCAGTGACAAAACCTGACCAACTGTTTGGTAATGAGGATGCCAAAAACAAGGCATGTAATTCATCATCGAATTTAATATCCACTGATGCCAATCTTGCTAGGATAGAATTAAATTTGTTCACATGATCAGCAACACAATCTCCTTCATTCCATCTAGTGGCAACTAACAAGTGAATCAAATACACCTTATTTGAAGCAGACGGCTTCTCATACATATTTGACAAAACCTTGATCAAACCATAAGTTGTCGTTTCCTTGACGATATTGTAAGCAAAATTCTTTGCCAAAGTTAACCTGACAACCCCCAGAGCCTGAATGTCCAATAGCTTCCAGTCTTCCTCCTTCATTGAAGTTGGTTTCTTCTTTTCCAGCGGTTCGTGTAATTTTTTCTGATAAGAATAATCTTCAATTTGCATCTTCCAAAACCCAAATTTGTCGATATTTACCTTCCCATCTTCTGTCATCACACTCACTCGCCTGAAAACCTAAGCTCTTGGTACCAgttgttgagtatacaacaacgaaagcAAAACTCAAAGCGAATAaacaaaaataagaaaataaacgacaatcacataagacaaataTTTACGTGGTTCAAAAAATAACTAATCCACAAGccgcactaattttgtattgatctcttataatttgttgtgttatgattttacaattatataagtatttataagagaagaaactagGCCTAAATCAAAATTATAGTCCAAATCTGAAAGTAGGTTAATTCATAAACTAATCTGAATCTGATTAGTCTATTTTCATGAATTTAATTAATAGACTTCACAAATCCAATAATAATGAGTCTATTCCACGGGGTATCTATGATCTTGGGATCATAGATGAATCACTAGCCTTGTTATATTCGAGTTTTGATATAGAAGATATCAATGTGGAGGTCATGAATGATTAGGAGGTTAAAGATTCTTGGTTCTTGAAGTATAAACTCGGTCCTATCGATCTAAAAGGCTGTTGGAAAAATTGTGTAATGACATCCGATGAGCATTCTCTTTATTTTTATAATACCAATGACGTAAAGATGATGAAGAAACTGATGCCGCTACCGGAAACTTCTTGTTTATCCGGCTTTTCTAGCTCTTCATTACCCTGACTCCATTAGCTGGGTAATTTAGATgaggttaaatatcaaagtggtcactcagCTGACCgccatatatcagtttaatcatcaaagcTAACGGGGTATTATTTGAATCACTAAAGTTATAATaaatatgtgctcgagaattaaaatttattttatactGAGTTCTCATTTTGAGTTATACTGATAactcaaaatatgtgctcgagaattaaaatttattttatagagttctatatatttttcttcaatcctattacaaccaaatgaaaatgtatgaattctagtattttctataatataataagattttttaaaatttatctactatttatttttaattttgtagtcatttgctttatttaaataaaaataattagtagacaaatttttaaaaatctcaaaaaatcatctaaaatactatgaattcataacttttcatttggttgtaataagattcaaaaaaaatgtttagaactccataaaataaattataattctcgagcacatattttgaggcatatatttgatatttattattactttagtgatccaaatgatagcccgttaagtttgatgattaaactgatatattaccttgagtgaccactttgatatttaacccaatTTAGATGTTGGTGCAATTGTAAATTTTCATTCATCCGCTTTTCTGTTTCTTGAAAATTGCTTGTAACAATTCAAATTTGCTCTTCATATTGGCTAGGCTATCCAGTGTGTatatgttagattaataaattgcaTATTATTTTTCGATTCATTTATCCAAATTTATAAATACAAACAATGCCACACAGTTCAGTATATCAAGCATATCTTCCAGTCTCCTGCAGAGTAGCAACTTGTCCAGAAAAAACCTTGGTAGGAGCTTCATTATGCAGCACCAATCTTTGAGTATGTGACATAAAAATAACACCAAATCTTAACTCCTTGACAAAGCAGTTGCCAACAGCATGCAAGATGTGGTGTTAATTAGTTCACTCGAACAGTTGAGTTTCACCTCGATCTAGAAGGCGTAGGATACTTTAGTAGCCATCAGATATTATAAATAGATCAGCAGTGTTACTCAGACTCGTTGCTACTCTGCTTTTGAGAAACTTCTAATTCCGGAGGCAATAGATTTAAAAAGCTTCCTCCTTGAGGCTTCGGTTCTTCAGATGTATCTGATGTTTCAGACTCCTCATCTGTAAAACAAAAATCAACATGATAACAATGTGATGGCCTTATGAATGCTAAATATAACTTAGTAATCTGTTGCGGATTTTGTCATCTGAAAAGCTAGAGTTCTTTGCCAATGACCCGAGAAACCGATAAAGTGTTGACAACTGCTACTTTCCTAAACAAGAGTGTCGGGTATAATAATAGATCACATCGTTTGAACTGAGAGTCCAAACTTGCAAGCACTCCAGATAATACCAGAGAAAATTATGCAAACGCGATACTGTACAAGAGATGTATgccaaaaataaaacaaaacataaatTATACCTGTGCTGAAATCTAGACACGATTATGATTTAATCTGTTAATGCACAATTACTGCCCACATCAGGAAAACAGAAAGATATATACTCTATCGGTAAAATCCCACCAAcggatttaatttttaatacaaaattttAGAAGGATAAAGTGCATTAATTACCAAAGAGTGATTTGATAGTTGGTCTTTTCGGTTTGTTGTTTTTCTTCTTCAGTTCAGCTGCAAAAGAGCATGAATTGAAGAACAATCAGAGAAAAGCTTCAAGTCGGAATACACATGTAAACGGAGTGAGAGAGATACCCATTCCAGGAACTTGATAGTCATTGACAATCTCAAAGTTCTTATAAGTGTAACCAACAAAGTTGACATCCTTGGACGAAAGCATCTGTAAAAAGAAGAGAAGATTTAAAAAGCTAATATTTAACATGCTTGTACTATATGCATTAAGGTTCTTGTGGAAGCATCAACCAATTCCGTGGAGAGATTAATTCAAGTTTCGCACATCGTTCCATATATAACAAAAACAGATATCGGATTTTTATCATTAATTCTGTAATGCATGAGGATCTATCCACTATATGCCCCTTCCTCACCCTTTTCTACCTTGTGAGTTCTATAATACATAGAAACCGGCACCATGGTGGTCTAAGTTAGTACCCACTCTTCAAGCCCTTGCTCACCTTTTTCTACCTTGTGAGTTCTAATTATAGAAATTAGCACCACAAAGATTTTTCAGCTTTTCATCACTAATCCTATGATGCGTAATGATTTATACACTATTCCACTATATGCCCCTTCCTCGCCCTTTTGTACTTTATGAGTTCTAATATAAATAAAGTGGCACTGTGGAGGTCTAAACTAGTACCCACTCTATTAGCCCTTGCGCACCCTTTTCTACCTTTTGAGTTCTAATATACAGAAATAGGCACCACAAAGTTTCAACGGAATCTAGTGACATATAATTTAAGCTACATGTTTTCCCCTTGCAACAGATGAATTATTATTAGTCCAGCAATTGTTAAACTGCCTTATCCATTATATATATCATAGTTAAAACAGCACGTAAGCTTACCTTTCTCCAGGGACCAGATCTTGCCGAAGCCTGAGCTTCATGTTCAGACTGCGTGAAGTATAGGGAGGAAAAAGTAAGCAATTTGACAGCAAAGAAAAGTTAAACATATACATCTAAAAAACTGATGAAGAGCCGTATTAACCTCATCAAACTTTTCAAAGTTTTGGGTGTCCATTTCATCTTTAACCTCAGGAATGAAAGCAGCTTCCATTTCGTATAAATTGTCCCACTCAACACCTTTAAACCAAGGATGAACCTGTAATAATATAAGAAAACGGTAACTACCATATTTCTGAAACACTTCCACAAGAATGCAAGAACTTAGAACAGGACACACCATACAACACCTTTATTTCATCTGCGCCTTTTGAACCCAGTCTCTGATTTACATTACAAAGGAGTTTGCTGATTAGGTCTTTTGCATCTGAAGTCAATTGTGCTTCTTCAGGAAACTTTAGGTGTGTTTTCCAGTTCACTATCTGCAAAAGTTTGAGAAATTTTAATGTTTTTTTTTAAGGTCAAttacaaaatatttaaatattcaaGCACAAATTTCGCTCCACTGACTCTGAGACTCGAATCCTCGACCTTTGTTAACTAAGGACGAACAATATCTGTTTGACTAAGCCTTTAAAGAATAATACTTGGGtgtttcttaaaaaaaattaaactttCATGCAAATTTTCAATGAAGCTTGGAGCAAGAGTAGAAGAAAGAATAACAGAGAGAGAAGATTAAGGGAAACGTTAACTAAAGATTCAAATTCGCGGATATTAGTGATTACTCATTCTTTTGAATACGTCAGCACCTCCTTTTCTAGTGAGCAAGGGCATATTAATATTTATATCCATTTATTATCATGATTCCTTGCGAAAAATATATCCTGTTAGAGGTACACTCACACTCATCTAGTCACCACTCACCACCTCCCCAGAGCCCATGAAGTAATGTCAATTAGaaacagaaagaagaaaaagggaGAAACTATGTAGATTTCCACAGTTAGTTTTTCTAAATCTGGAAGTCGAATTGACAATTACCAATTCTTGAACTTCTTATCTTATACAATTATCGCCACAATTCAAACTTGGTCAAGGGCGATGTTCCGAAAGCAATAAAGCAAGTTCATGTTTTAATCAATTCCGATTTTGATAACCAATTCAATAGCATTGCCTAAACACTAGGCTAAAAAACAAACACCTACCTTCCTACATGTTGTCATAGGATCATCAGAATAGAAAGGTGGATAACCCACGAGCATTTCAAACATTATAGCACCGAGTGACCACCTGCAGATCAAGAAGACCATTAATAGTCTTAGCATCATATGTAGAGAGAATTACACTTGAAAAGCTAAGACCAAAAACTTTTAATACATTCATTAAAAATCAATTGGTAAGTAGGATGCATTTaatatgaaaaataaatattaagGCACACGGGATTCAGGTTCTTATATTTAACATATCAGCACCAACCAGTCACATTCCAACGAGTAACCTTTCTTTAAAAGAACTTCTGGAGCAATATAATCTGGTGTACCAACAGTTGAATATGCCTGAAATATCCATAAAATAAGTTATGCAAAAGAAGTAAGAAAATTTGGTCCATTTCCATAAATTAAAACAATAGGGTAGTAGTGACTGAACTTTTCATGGAAGCAGAATAGATAGTTCCATGTCTACTAGACACATAAATTTTTTGAGAATATTTCTTTAAGGGAAGACATGGATTTGGGATTCTTGTCCATGAATGGGCATGTTTCAAAAATGCCAGTCACAAATCATTATAATAACTTACAAGAGTCCGCCTATTTTTCTGCCAATGCTGTAGCTGCTCCTTTTGTGTTCGTTTTGGAGGTGGAGACTTTTCATTTTTCGAATTGTCATTGCTCTCTCCTGGGGATAAGTCCTTCTCTTCTATAATACTGCAATCTAAAGATTTACAAAGTCCGAAATCTGATAATCTCAGATGGCCACATTTATCAAGTAACAAGTTGTCGGGCTTAATGTCTCTGGAAAAGTGAACATTAAAGATTAGAATATAAAACTAGTCTGATAGTTTTACTTTACAATGTACACAAATAAATTGATGCATTCCAGGTTTAAGAGGTCACGCACCTATGGATATAGTTGTGTTTGTGGATAGATTCGATTGCCAAAACTGTTTCACCAACGTAAAACTTGGCCTCTTCTTCAGTCAACGTATCCTTTCTCATTAATAGTGTCATCATATCTCCACCAGGTAAATATTCCATGATAAGATATAAATAATCATCATCTTGGAAGGAACAATAGAGTTTCACAATACAATTGCTGTCCACCTCTGCAAGCACATTCCTTTCAGCTTTAACATGCTCGACCTTTACAAGTGTAGAAGTTAGGTAGTATATCCAGAAGCAAGAAGTTAATAATAGCACGAAGTTAATAAATGCACACCTGGCCTCTACGAAGCATTTCTGATTTCTTAAGCTTTTTCATTGCATATACATTACCTGTTTCCTTTTCTCTACAGATTCGAACCTGAACAGAGATTTAATACACATATCAAAGTATATCCAGAATCTCTACGTTTCAATATGGAAACGTCTCAGGAACAAATAGTTCTGAGTCAATCAACAATCCGCATGATGCTATTATTAGGTCTTCAGTGATAACCACACGATAAGTGCCAATATCAGATTTCTATGATTTTCAATCATGAGGAGTTCAATTTTTATATTCTAAATTGCTTCCCATCTATTGCATATTGTGTAACTTATGACTTAACTACCATTTGCATGTAGGACACTAGGACTTCTAAAAACACATATATTAGACGCCGATACTGTGTCCACATATTTCAGAGTAAGTTTACCTCTCCGAAAGCTCCCTTTCCAATCATTGTCAGAAACTCAAAATCATCAGCTCCCATTTTGTGTCTCTGAAGCCGCATGTATTCAGTTTCCTTCTTCTCTAAAAACTTTAATAGATTATTTTGGTCTTCTTCAGAAACATCAGCATCAGCTAACTTCTGCTCCAGTAAACTTCTTCTGCTCAAGAAGTACAAAGAAGGGGTGTGTAAACACATGTTTCATAGCCCAAAAGATCACTATACACTTTACATTCTATATCAGAAAAAAACTACTAAGAAATATTTGTCAGACCGAACCATGGTCAGTAACATGACTCGGTAATAATAACAGAGGTGAAATACTTTTAAACTTCTAAAAGGCACCACATTTGGTACAGTAACTGAGATACAAATCAACAAAATAGTCAATTTAGTAAAGGATAAAAAGTGCTTAATCATAAAAATTGCTTACCGCTCCTTCCTCTCCTGCAAATTCTTCATCTGCTCCTTATAATGATTCTCAATATATTGCTTTGCAGCTGCAACCCTCTTTTTCGTGATCTCCGAGGCTTCTTCTTCTGTTAATGGTGTTGATTCTTTGTTCTCTTCATCCGCAGATACTTCGGATTTTTTATTCTTAGTAGAAGACTTCGTCCGTTCCCTTGGCTGAAACTTGTGAAGCCAACCCCTAGCTGAATCCATTTCTTATACCCAAATAAATAACTGCTTCAACAACTAGCAACCATTCTAATTAAACATATATCCTTTAATTTGTTCCTTCCGATTCAGACAGGTCTTACAAATGATCCTGCAATAGTGAATAACAATCACATATTCACTTCCCATGTTATGTCAACCAGTTCATTATGGAAACAAACATATGTAATAAATTAAATTTGGCCAAACCCTAAGCATTCATTGTCTCCGATTCTGTCACATAATGAGTCCGAATCCTCACTTCCCTCATCCAGGTATACTTAAAATCTATTGCATTATAAAATATGTAAAATATTCAATTCATAATGATCAAACCCTATTATCTACATCAACTATGATTTGTGTAATTCTCATAAGAATTCAAGAAGATCTATCCAAACCTAGTTCTTCTAGTTCGCTTCTTGAACAATTTTTATaggttaaaaataaaaaattagaaatttaaACATGCAAACATCAAAAAGACCCATAAgcaaaaaacaaataaaaaatcaAAGCTTGAATCTTACAAAACTATTTCATATGAATCAGATAATGAGATCCATCTACTGTTTCGTAGAACCCCGCCAAGAAATATTATGcaagaaatttgagaaattaagTAGTAATCAAAACAGTTGATTAAAATTTTGTATTTCGGTGAGCAGAGGCAAATGCATGTAAAAAAAAGGGTACGTAAAGATCGGATTACCGCAAAATGGGCATGTCCGAGAAGGTAAAAGGCACCAATTTCATTTTTTATTGTCAAGCTCCTTTTTTTCAGGCGTAATTTttttgttttcttcaattttAAAAGTAagcaaaatattttattttccaCAAAATTATTTTCCTGCCTAAAATTTTTCAAAAGACAACAGTCTTCCCCAACAAATGGAACCTAAATTCTTTTTTTTGGTCAGAATGGAACTTAAGTTAGATTTAAAGTAAATTTTATATATCCGGACTCCTCACAAATGAGGAAACGCCAATCTTCTAGAAATGAATAGTGCCATGAAGAGAACTAGAATGCTTATGTGTCAACATTTGATAGTTTTACCCATTTACAGTATTTTATCAATGTATAATATGTAAATGTAACAGAACAGAGATTAAAACTAGGGGATGGAGAATTTGCACTACTCACTTTGTGTCTACAGATGCGGCAATGTCTTTTGAGACATCAATACTAAGTACTAACTAGAACAGAATAAATAAGCTACTGCAGATTATTGTCCTCGGTGAGAGGGGAGCCAAAGCAACTTCGATACTAAAAATCCAACACTCACTTGTTAAATCCTACTAAAATCGAACCCTACTGATACGACCAATCAACAAGTCCTACTACAAGCGAGCCTCAAAATGATGGCATCCAATGTTAGACTAAAACCCCACATATTCCAACATTTTCCGACAGCCACTTGTTGTGGTGGAATTTAGCAAAGTTAAACACAAGAGTTTATGAAAATAATTAGTtcaacaaaattaaaaattattctttattgATAATTAGATCATGTACACTTTCTCCGGGAGAACACGGGGGAGAAGCTCATGTGCACAAGTTTCACATAGTAGATAATTACAACCTGCACATTCTAGATATAATATTTTCATGCTGGGTAAGTCG carries:
- the LOC141692775 gene encoding uncharacterized protein LOC141692775, encoding MDSARGWLHKFQPRERTKSSTKNKKSEVSADEENKESTPLTEEEASEITKKRVAAAKQYIENHYKEQMKNLQERKERRSLLEQKLADADVSEEDQNNLLKFLEKKETEYMRLQRHKMGADDFEFLTMIGKGAFGEVRICREKETGNVYAMKKLKKSEMLRRGQVEHVKAERNVLAEVDSNCIVKLYCSFQDDDYLYLIMEYLPGGDMMTLLMRKDTLTEEEAKFYVGETVLAIESIHKHNYIHRDIKPDNLLLDKCGHLRLSDFGLCKSLDCSIIEEKDLSPGESNDNSKNEKSPPPKRTQKEQLQHWQKNRRTLAYSTVGTPDYIAPEVLLKKGYSLECDWWSLGAIMFEMLVGYPPFYSDDPMTTCRKIVNWKTHLKFPEEAQLTSDAKDLISKLLCNVNQRLGSKGADEIKVHPWFKGVEWDNLYEMEAAFIPEVKDEMDTQNFEKFDESEHEAQASARSGPWRKMLSSKDVNFVGYTYKNFEIVNDYQVPGMAELKKKNNKPKRPTIKSLFDEESETSDTSEEPKPQGGSFLNLLPPELEVSQKQSSNESE